The following proteins are encoded in a genomic region of Aquifex aeolicus VF5:
- the ilvB gene encoding biosynthetic-type acetolactate synthase large subunit — protein sequence MPAKKGADIVIETLKAEGVEVVFGLPGGAIMEVYDALYRLGGIKHILARHEQGAGHMAEGYAKATGKVGVVMVTSGPGATNLVTPIADAYMDSVPLVAITGQVPTHLIGNDAFQEVDIVGITRPITKHNFLVKSIEELPLILREAFYIARTGRPGPVLVDLPKDVTQQIADVKIPSDEEVKAALPGYKPHVEGNPQQIKKAAELIMSAKRPVLYVGGGAVNSEAQEELIELAELMQIPVTTTTQGKGAFPETHPLSLRMLGMHGTYYANMAVYNSDLLIAVGARFDDRVTGKIDEFAPGAKIIHIDIDPASISKNITVDVPIVGDVKIVLRKLINEIKKRGAKILYPEERKKWLEQIEKWKKLHPLTYRNSDKVIKPQYVIEQLWEATNGEAIIVPGVGQHQMWAAMFYKFKYPRQFINSGGLGTMGFGLPAGIGAKIGRPDREVWVVDGDGSFVMTMQEVITAVQYKVPVKVAIINNAYLGMVRQWQELFYDKRYSEVDLSVQPDFVKLAEAMGAVGMRAKKPKEVREVIEEARKIDDRPVIIDFWVDREENVLPMVPAGKSYKDMILEDGKGKHEAETMYLVG from the coding sequence ATGCCGGCAAAGAAAGGAGCTGACATAGTTATTGAAACACTTAAGGCTGAAGGCGTTGAGGTTGTTTTTGGGCTTCCCGGCGGAGCGATAATGGAAGTTTACGACGCCCTTTACAGGCTCGGAGGGATAAAACACATACTCGCAAGGCACGAACAGGGCGCCGGTCACATGGCGGAAGGGTACGCAAAGGCAACCGGAAAAGTAGGGGTTGTAATGGTAACATCAGGACCGGGAGCCACAAACCTCGTCACACCCATAGCGGACGCATATATGGACTCCGTTCCGCTTGTCGCAATAACGGGACAGGTACCCACCCACCTTATCGGAAACGATGCCTTTCAAGAAGTTGATATCGTAGGAATAACGAGACCCATAACCAAGCATAACTTTTTAGTTAAGAGCATAGAGGAGCTTCCCCTCATCTTAAGGGAGGCCTTTTACATAGCGAGAACAGGAAGACCCGGACCCGTTCTCGTGGACCTTCCCAAAGACGTCACTCAGCAAATAGCGGACGTAAAAATACCCTCTGACGAAGAGGTAAAGGCAGCCCTTCCCGGATACAAGCCCCACGTTGAGGGAAATCCCCAGCAGATAAAGAAGGCAGCAGAGCTCATAATGTCCGCAAAAAGACCTGTTCTTTACGTTGGCGGGGGAGCTGTAAACTCGGAAGCTCAGGAGGAACTAATTGAACTCGCTGAATTAATGCAGATACCCGTAACCACCACCACCCAGGGTAAAGGTGCATTCCCCGAAACACACCCTCTTTCCCTCAGGATGCTCGGAATGCACGGAACATATTACGCAAATATGGCGGTTTACAACTCGGACCTCCTCATAGCTGTAGGTGCGAGATTTGACGACAGGGTTACGGGTAAGATAGATGAATTCGCACCGGGAGCAAAGATAATTCACATAGACATAGACCCAGCTTCTATTTCCAAGAACATAACCGTTGACGTTCCCATAGTCGGGGACGTGAAGATAGTCCTCAGGAAGCTCATAAACGAAATAAAGAAAAGGGGAGCAAAGATACTCTATCCAGAAGAGAGGAAGAAGTGGCTGGAGCAAATAGAAAAGTGGAAAAAACTCCATCCACTGACTTACAGAAATTCTGACAAGGTTATAAAGCCTCAGTACGTTATAGAACAGCTCTGGGAAGCCACGAACGGGGAAGCCATAATCGTTCCAGGCGTTGGACAGCACCAGATGTGGGCTGCGATGTTCTACAAGTTCAAATATCCGAGACAGTTTATAAATTCGGGCGGACTTGGAACTATGGGATTTGGACTGCCCGCGGGAATAGGGGCAAAGATAGGAAGACCGGACAGAGAAGTTTGGGTAGTGGACGGAGACGGCTCCTTCGTTATGACCATGCAGGAAGTAATCACCGCAGTTCAGTATAAAGTTCCCGTTAAGGTAGCTATTATTAACAACGCGTACCTCGGGATGGTAAGGCAGTGGCAGGAACTCTTCTACGACAAGAGGTACTCCGAAGTTGACCTCTCAGTCCAGCCGGATTTCGTAAAGCTCGCAGAAGCGATGGGCGCGGTTGGTATGAGGGCTAAAAAGCCTAAGGAAGTAAGAGAAGTTATAGAAGAGGCAAGAAAGATAGACGACAGACCCGTAATTATAGACTTCTGGGTAGACAGGGAGGAAAACGTTCTCCCAATGGTTCCAGCAGGAAAGTCTTACAAGGACATGATACTCGAAGACGGAAAAGGAAAGCACGAAGCGGAAACCATGTACCTCGTAGGTTAA
- a CDS encoding MgtC/SapB family protein, which produces MKEYLDIFFLEKYPFPLYEAFLRIVFAALLGALIGLERERRRQPAGLRTHAVLAIGSALITLVSIYTSYTYGGITADPSRITAQIVSGIGFLGAGAILRFGVTVKGLTTAASLWSTAGIGIAAGTGMYVLSLFTTLILLLFLTFVSKVEREILGSKGTVNLKLTLTDFPEGIYRVQNILEEVKIQKVVKKKEEVEVLLSIPRYEDLTEKLEEVLRLKEVKELELM; this is translated from the coding sequence GTGAAGGAGTACCTAGATATCTTCTTTCTTGAAAAATATCCCTTCCCTTTATACGAGGCTTTTTTAAGGATAGTATTTGCGGCACTGCTGGGGGCACTTATCGGTCTTGAGAGGGAAAGGAGGAGACAGCCCGCAGGACTCAGAACACACGCGGTTCTTGCAATAGGTTCTGCTTTGATAACCCTCGTGTCCATCTACACGAGCTACACTTACGGGGGGATAACTGCGGACCCTTCAAGGATTACGGCTCAAATCGTGAGCGGTATCGGATTTCTAGGGGCGGGGGCTATTTTGAGGTTCGGCGTTACGGTAAAGGGACTCACAACCGCAGCGAGCCTCTGGAGCACTGCGGGTATAGGAATAGCCGCTGGAACGGGTATGTACGTTCTTTCTCTTTTCACCACTCTTATACTCCTCTTGTTTTTAACCTTTGTTAGCAAGGTAGAAAGGGAAATCCTCGGAAGCAAAGGCACGGTAAACTTAAAGCTAACCCTCACGGATTTCCCCGAAGGCATTTACAGGGTTCAAAACATACTGGAAGAAGTAAAGATACAAAAGGTCGTTAAGAAAAAAGAAGAAGTGGAAGTGCTTTTGAGTATTCCGAGATACGAAGACCTCACCGAGAAACTGGAAGAAGTCCTGAGACTCAAGGAAGTGAAAGAACTTGAACTTATGTAA
- the crcB gene encoding fluoride efflux transporter CrcB: MGVVFAVALGGAIGSALRFLLSKVVQEHFGISFPVGTLFVNLVGAFFIGFFFAYLVDKLAVNPHARALLITGLLGGLTTFSTYSYESFSLLREGETLKFLAYTLGTNVLGIFFTFLGYILGESL, from the coding sequence ATGGGAGTAGTTTTCGCGGTGGCCCTCGGAGGTGCTATCGGCTCCGCCCTTAGATTTTTACTCTCAAAAGTCGTTCAGGAACACTTCGGGATAAGCTTCCCCGTGGGAACGCTGTTCGTAAACCTGGTTGGAGCCTTCTTTATAGGGTTCTTCTTCGCTTACCTCGTGGATAAACTCGCTGTAAACCCTCACGCGAGAGCACTGCTCATTACAGGGCTTCTGGGAGGACTTACTACCTTTTCAACCTACTCTTATGAGAGCTTTTCACTTCTTCGCGAAGGAGAAACCTTAAAGTTTTTAGCCTACACCTTAGGAACAAACGTACTCGGTATTTTCTTTACTTTCCTTGGCTACATCTTGGGGGAGAGCTTATGA
- a CDS encoding DUF190 domain-containing protein: MRVVKKKLLRIFTSEDESFEGKPFYKYLLERAKERGLEGATVFRAIAGYGKTKEIRKHKLFQLRSSLPVVVEIIDEEEKIKRFLEEIKGKHNGLITLEDVEVIYL, from the coding sequence ATGAGAGTAGTAAAGAAGAAGCTCCTCAGGATATTCACCTCTGAAGACGAAAGTTTTGAAGGAAAACCTTTTTATAAGTACTTGCTTGAGAGGGCAAAAGAAAGAGGACTTGAGGGTGCAACGGTTTTCAGGGCGATTGCAGGATACGGAAAAACGAAGGAAATAAGAAAACACAAGTTATTTCAGCTGAGGTCCTCCCTTCCGGTTGTCGTTGAAATAATAGACGAAGAGGAAAAGATAAAGAGGTTTTTGGAAGAGATAAAGGGAAAACACAACGGGCTTATAACCCTTGAGGATGTAGAAGTCATATACCTTTAA
- a CDS encoding DUF190 domain-containing protein: MKEVLMRIYSSKEENLEDYINKLFEGGIRGAVVLQGIAGFGKGREFHSEEIEVLSYELPVVIEVVEDREKLLNFLKENRETFKNCYITFERVKVWE, translated from the coding sequence ATGAAAGAAGTACTCATGAGGATATACTCCTCAAAGGAGGAAAACCTCGAAGACTATATAAATAAACTATTTGAGGGAGGAATAAGGGGTGCGGTTGTTCTTCAGGGAATAGCGGGGTTCGGAAAGGGAAGAGAGTTTCACTCCGAAGAGATAGAAGTCCTCTCTTATGAACTTCCCGTGGTAATAGAAGTAGTAGAAGACAGGGAAAAATTACTGAACTTCCTGAAGGAAAATAGAGAGACTTTTAAGAATTGCTACATCACTTTTGAGAGGGTGAAGGTATGGGAGTAG